The following are from one region of the Ptychodera flava strain L36383 chromosome 15, AS_Pfla_20210202, whole genome shotgun sequence genome:
- the LOC139151070 gene encoding 7-dehydrocholesterol reductase-like isoform X1 has product MAEVSVNISNRMISQESVTSMAQTRRVTRSQKETVMNGQNGEVAGKHDIKPGEWGRAWEVDLGTYLGVVGLLMFAPLLVFYFFLSCDKYQCSLSGPILDYNGGHVFYLWELLPKATWNAWKVGLIWLAYQVVQYFVPDVLHYILPSYKGGVQLGAVTPAGNQMLYLVNGLQVWVVTHILFFANAFYFKLFSPTIVFDNWGGLLWVANITGYVVATFAYVKAHFFPTSREDCKFSGNVFYDYMMGVELNPRIGKWFDFKLFFNGRPGIVAWTIINLSFAFKQYELYGHVTNSMILVNILHAIYVLDYFWNETWYLNTIDICHDHFGWYLGWGDCVWLPYLYTLQGFYLVYNPVILSSLHCAIVLILGLSGYYIFRDVNHQKDYFRRNDGNCIIWGKKPEYIQCRYTSSDGKQRQSKLLVSGWWGVTRHMNYTGDLMGSLAYCLATGFGHLLPYFYIIYMTILLVHRCLRDEHRCKCKYGKDWDVYTARVPYRLIPGVF; this is encoded by the exons ATGGCCGAAGTCAGTGTCAATATCAGCAACCGCATGATTTCTCAAGAATCAG TCACCTCCATGGCACAAACGAGGCGGGTCACCCGTTCACAGAAAGAGACTGTTATGAACGGCCAGAATGGTGAAGTGGCGGGAAAACATGACATAAAACCCGGGGAGTGGGGAAGAGCTTG GGAAGTTGATCTAGGAACCTATCTTGGTGTCGTTGGCTTACTGATGTTTGCTCCATTATTGGTATTCTACTTCTTCTTGTCATGTGACAAGTACCAGTGCAGCCTCAGCGGCCCGATTCTAGACTACAACGGCGGGCATGTATTCTATCTGTGGGAATTGCTACCAAAGGCAACCTGGAATGCATGGAAAGTTGGACTCATCTGGCTGGCATATCAG GTTGTACAGTATTTCGTCCCAGACGTTTTACACTACATTTTACCAAGCTACAAAGGCGGTGTTCAACTCGGCGCGGTAACGCCAGCGGGAAACCAAATGTTGTACCTGGTCAACGGCCTTCAGGTCTGGGTCGTCACACACATCCTCTTCTTTGCCAATGCTTTCTATTTCAAGTTGTTTTCACCAACCATTGTCTTTGACAACTGGGGCGGATTACTGTGGGTGGCAAACATCACTGGTTATGTGGTTGCTACGTTTGCTTATGTGAAGGCGCACTTCTTTCCGACCAGCAGAGAAGACTGCAAATTCAGCGGCAATGTTTTTTATGACTATATGATGGGCGTGGAGCTGAATCCAAGGATCGGCAAATGGTTTGACTTCAAGCTGTTCTTCAATGGCCGGCCAGGCATTGTTGCCTGGACCATCATCAACTTGTCCTTCGCATTTAAACAATATGAACTGTATGGCCACGTTACCAACTCCATGATTTTGGTTAATATTCTCCATGCAATCTACGTACTTGACTATTTTTGGAACGAAACGTGGTACCTTAACACCATCGACATCTGCCATGATCATTTCGGATGGTACCTTGGTTGGGGAGATTGTGTGTGGCTACCCTATCTTTACACTTTACAG GGATTTTACCTTGTATACAATCCGGTTATCCTTTCATCTCTTCACTGTGCCATCGTCCTGATCCTTGGTCTGTCGGGATACTACATCTTCCGTGACGTCAACCACCAGAAAGACTACTTCCGCCGCAACGATGGTAACTGTATCATCTGGGGCAAAAAACCAGAGTACATCCAGTGCCGTTATACTTCATCAGATGGCAAACAACGACAAAGTAAACTCCTAGTATCAGGCTGGTGGGGTGTCACTCGTCACATGAATTACACCGGAGATCTGATGGGCTCCCTGGCATATTGCCTAGCAACCGGCTTTGGCCATCTCCTGCCCTACTTCTACATTATCTATATGACCATTCTGCTTGTACACCGGTGTCTCCGTGACGAGCATCGCTGTAAATGCAAGTATGGAAAGGATTGGGATGTGTACACTGCTCGTGTTCCGTATAGGCTGATACCTGGTGTGTTTTAG
- the LOC139151070 gene encoding 7-dehydrocholesterol reductase-like isoform X2 — MQLHVLQQQFLTSMAQTRRVTRSQKETVMNGQNGEVAGKHDIKPGEWGRAWEVDLGTYLGVVGLLMFAPLLVFYFFLSCDKYQCSLSGPILDYNGGHVFYLWELLPKATWNAWKVGLIWLAYQVVQYFVPDVLHYILPSYKGGVQLGAVTPAGNQMLYLVNGLQVWVVTHILFFANAFYFKLFSPTIVFDNWGGLLWVANITGYVVATFAYVKAHFFPTSREDCKFSGNVFYDYMMGVELNPRIGKWFDFKLFFNGRPGIVAWTIINLSFAFKQYELYGHVTNSMILVNILHAIYVLDYFWNETWYLNTIDICHDHFGWYLGWGDCVWLPYLYTLQGFYLVYNPVILSSLHCAIVLILGLSGYYIFRDVNHQKDYFRRNDGNCIIWGKKPEYIQCRYTSSDGKQRQSKLLVSGWWGVTRHMNYTGDLMGSLAYCLATGFGHLLPYFYIIYMTILLVHRCLRDEHRCKCKYGKDWDVYTARVPYRLIPGVF; from the exons ATGCAGCTGCATGTTCTACAACAACAGTTCC TCACCTCCATGGCACAAACGAGGCGGGTCACCCGTTCACAGAAAGAGACTGTTATGAACGGCCAGAATGGTGAAGTGGCGGGAAAACATGACATAAAACCCGGGGAGTGGGGAAGAGCTTG GGAAGTTGATCTAGGAACCTATCTTGGTGTCGTTGGCTTACTGATGTTTGCTCCATTATTGGTATTCTACTTCTTCTTGTCATGTGACAAGTACCAGTGCAGCCTCAGCGGCCCGATTCTAGACTACAACGGCGGGCATGTATTCTATCTGTGGGAATTGCTACCAAAGGCAACCTGGAATGCATGGAAAGTTGGACTCATCTGGCTGGCATATCAG GTTGTACAGTATTTCGTCCCAGACGTTTTACACTACATTTTACCAAGCTACAAAGGCGGTGTTCAACTCGGCGCGGTAACGCCAGCGGGAAACCAAATGTTGTACCTGGTCAACGGCCTTCAGGTCTGGGTCGTCACACACATCCTCTTCTTTGCCAATGCTTTCTATTTCAAGTTGTTTTCACCAACCATTGTCTTTGACAACTGGGGCGGATTACTGTGGGTGGCAAACATCACTGGTTATGTGGTTGCTACGTTTGCTTATGTGAAGGCGCACTTCTTTCCGACCAGCAGAGAAGACTGCAAATTCAGCGGCAATGTTTTTTATGACTATATGATGGGCGTGGAGCTGAATCCAAGGATCGGCAAATGGTTTGACTTCAAGCTGTTCTTCAATGGCCGGCCAGGCATTGTTGCCTGGACCATCATCAACTTGTCCTTCGCATTTAAACAATATGAACTGTATGGCCACGTTACCAACTCCATGATTTTGGTTAATATTCTCCATGCAATCTACGTACTTGACTATTTTTGGAACGAAACGTGGTACCTTAACACCATCGACATCTGCCATGATCATTTCGGATGGTACCTTGGTTGGGGAGATTGTGTGTGGCTACCCTATCTTTACACTTTACAG GGATTTTACCTTGTATACAATCCGGTTATCCTTTCATCTCTTCACTGTGCCATCGTCCTGATCCTTGGTCTGTCGGGATACTACATCTTCCGTGACGTCAACCACCAGAAAGACTACTTCCGCCGCAACGATGGTAACTGTATCATCTGGGGCAAAAAACCAGAGTACATCCAGTGCCGTTATACTTCATCAGATGGCAAACAACGACAAAGTAAACTCCTAGTATCAGGCTGGTGGGGTGTCACTCGTCACATGAATTACACCGGAGATCTGATGGGCTCCCTGGCATATTGCCTAGCAACCGGCTTTGGCCATCTCCTGCCCTACTTCTACATTATCTATATGACCATTCTGCTTGTACACCGGTGTCTCCGTGACGAGCATCGCTGTAAATGCAAGTATGGAAAGGATTGGGATGTGTACACTGCTCGTGTTCCGTATAGGCTGATACCTGGTGTGTTTTAG
- the LOC139151070 gene encoding 7-dehydrocholesterol reductase-like isoform X3, which yields MAQTRRVTRSQKETVMNGQNGEVAGKHDIKPGEWGRAWEVDLGTYLGVVGLLMFAPLLVFYFFLSCDKYQCSLSGPILDYNGGHVFYLWELLPKATWNAWKVGLIWLAYQVVQYFVPDVLHYILPSYKGGVQLGAVTPAGNQMLYLVNGLQVWVVTHILFFANAFYFKLFSPTIVFDNWGGLLWVANITGYVVATFAYVKAHFFPTSREDCKFSGNVFYDYMMGVELNPRIGKWFDFKLFFNGRPGIVAWTIINLSFAFKQYELYGHVTNSMILVNILHAIYVLDYFWNETWYLNTIDICHDHFGWYLGWGDCVWLPYLYTLQGFYLVYNPVILSSLHCAIVLILGLSGYYIFRDVNHQKDYFRRNDGNCIIWGKKPEYIQCRYTSSDGKQRQSKLLVSGWWGVTRHMNYTGDLMGSLAYCLATGFGHLLPYFYIIYMTILLVHRCLRDEHRCKCKYGKDWDVYTARVPYRLIPGVF from the exons ATGGCACAAACGAGGCGGGTCACCCGTTCACAGAAAGAGACTGTTATGAACGGCCAGAATGGTGAAGTGGCGGGAAAACATGACATAAAACCCGGGGAGTGGGGAAGAGCTTG GGAAGTTGATCTAGGAACCTATCTTGGTGTCGTTGGCTTACTGATGTTTGCTCCATTATTGGTATTCTACTTCTTCTTGTCATGTGACAAGTACCAGTGCAGCCTCAGCGGCCCGATTCTAGACTACAACGGCGGGCATGTATTCTATCTGTGGGAATTGCTACCAAAGGCAACCTGGAATGCATGGAAAGTTGGACTCATCTGGCTGGCATATCAG GTTGTACAGTATTTCGTCCCAGACGTTTTACACTACATTTTACCAAGCTACAAAGGCGGTGTTCAACTCGGCGCGGTAACGCCAGCGGGAAACCAAATGTTGTACCTGGTCAACGGCCTTCAGGTCTGGGTCGTCACACACATCCTCTTCTTTGCCAATGCTTTCTATTTCAAGTTGTTTTCACCAACCATTGTCTTTGACAACTGGGGCGGATTACTGTGGGTGGCAAACATCACTGGTTATGTGGTTGCTACGTTTGCTTATGTGAAGGCGCACTTCTTTCCGACCAGCAGAGAAGACTGCAAATTCAGCGGCAATGTTTTTTATGACTATATGATGGGCGTGGAGCTGAATCCAAGGATCGGCAAATGGTTTGACTTCAAGCTGTTCTTCAATGGCCGGCCAGGCATTGTTGCCTGGACCATCATCAACTTGTCCTTCGCATTTAAACAATATGAACTGTATGGCCACGTTACCAACTCCATGATTTTGGTTAATATTCTCCATGCAATCTACGTACTTGACTATTTTTGGAACGAAACGTGGTACCTTAACACCATCGACATCTGCCATGATCATTTCGGATGGTACCTTGGTTGGGGAGATTGTGTGTGGCTACCCTATCTTTACACTTTACAG GGATTTTACCTTGTATACAATCCGGTTATCCTTTCATCTCTTCACTGTGCCATCGTCCTGATCCTTGGTCTGTCGGGATACTACATCTTCCGTGACGTCAACCACCAGAAAGACTACTTCCGCCGCAACGATGGTAACTGTATCATCTGGGGCAAAAAACCAGAGTACATCCAGTGCCGTTATACTTCATCAGATGGCAAACAACGACAAAGTAAACTCCTAGTATCAGGCTGGTGGGGTGTCACTCGTCACATGAATTACACCGGAGATCTGATGGGCTCCCTGGCATATTGCCTAGCAACCGGCTTTGGCCATCTCCTGCCCTACTTCTACATTATCTATATGACCATTCTGCTTGTACACCGGTGTCTCCGTGACGAGCATCGCTGTAAATGCAAGTATGGAAAGGATTGGGATGTGTACACTGCTCGTGTTCCGTATAGGCTGATACCTGGTGTGTTTTAG